In the genome of Lactuca sativa cultivar Salinas chromosome 3, Lsat_Salinas_v11, whole genome shotgun sequence, the window TTTAAAATTACTCGTCTGATTTAACATATAacaaaatattgaaaatactagtCTAAAATACTTGcacaaataaaacataaaaaaatcctACAACTATCACTCGTCATCATCACTCTCCTCGTTTCCTCCGGTTTCATTTCGTTGTGGCAATGAACGAAACCAATCTTCAAGTGCAGCACTACATTCCGGATCTTTTAACATTGTTTGAAGCATTTCCAACTACAAATAAAACAACATAGTCTTATAAGTTAAAATAACATTATAACATTCTATACACAAAATATACATTCCACATATTGCGTATAAaacattataacattgtactataactaacaattaccaaatttTAAAACTATTactaaactaacaattaccaaaacattttaaacaattaccaaaattaaaTAGTCATGTCACCTGTGATTGTGGTGGTGGCTGTGTCAGTGGTTGTTCCTGATCGTACATCGACACAACCGTAGAAGGTTTACGCCCGATGCCTCTGATATGGCCACGTCGAACACCtaatattttttcaaaacaattttttgtaTCCTTTGGTGTTAGACCGCTGGCTTCAGAAGATGCTTGAGTTTGTTGACTGATCTCAAAGAGTAAAGCATTCTGTATtttcaaaaaagaaataaatataataaaaattagattactaaCTACCCTTTGACGATATAATCACTTATATGATAATAAAAATTAACCACTTACGTATTGTTGCTCGACTGCAGGACTACTAAACACCCCTTGGCGATCAGTATTGGCCTTACGAAATGCTTCGATTCGAGCGATgtcctatttaacattaaaaattagattaattataatttaaataaacaGTTAAATATATCATAGCTTACTTCTTTGAAACATGCATTGCTATACGAGCATGATCCCCCTCGGTTTACAACTTGTTGTTGTGCATGGACTCCTTTGTTTGACGCCGAACGCTTTAGAAATCAGGAGTTTTGAAAATGCTCGACTGCTTGTGCCCAATTTTCACGTGACATACCATCGGGGGGGTTGGCTAATGCCCTTGGGATATCTGTAAGCCCCCCGACATTCTCAAAATAAGTATGCGCTTTATTTTTTCGGCCTCTATAAATTCTTTGCAAGGTCGCATCAATGCTCTGCAACAACTGAGCACGCTCGGGATCCAAGTTAACCTTGTCTAAATCAAACTTATTCTGCAAATACAAAAAAGTTAGTTAGTTAAATACCAATTAGAACTAAACTTAAAATATTGTCCAAGTTACCTTTAAATGAACCACTGTGGCATTCCTTAAAGCGGGGGAAACATTATCCCAACCAGATACGTTCAAAGGGATGTTCATCCATATATACTTCCCAATCTCACGGGTAAACCAATTACCATGGTTCCCGACAGGGGAATATGTCAGCTCCCTATCGAAATCCAAATCTACAGGCTTTCCCTTGTTTGCCCTTATTATCTTTGATAGTTGAATGTTTTTTGCTAGGCCTCTTCTTTTTTTAGGGAGCTCAgctgaaaaatataattaaaaatattagtcaCGATAGCTTATAATAAATGGATAAAAACATCTAGCAAATATATCATAATAAGACTTACCATCCTGTTCGTGTTGACCACGACCAAAGCCTACGGGAGGTGGTGGATCCCCGGCTCCATCACCTCCATGTCCTAAACCCATAACATCTGCCATCAGGTACAAGAGTATCGCCCAACTAAACCCCATATACAGCCTGCAAAATTACAATATGAATAGAATTatagcaacatatttttttttcatttttttcaacacatcacatacataaatacatttttttttcatttattccacatactaattacatatattttctattaagttagttttataattaatttaatattttcttttttgttattagtttaatttattaaactaactttattttcattttaatttattaaactaactttaatttattttaattttaacattaACTTTATTTTAAGTCACTAAATGTATGTTGCTATTAAGttagttttataattaatataatttgattttataaatgtaacttaatttgattctaaacgtaaattaattagattttataattaatttaatattttcttttttttattagtttaatttattaaactaactttattttaattttaatttattaaactaactttattttattttaattttaacattaacttgatttacaactaatttattattttttaatgtttttttaaattaatttaaatttattctataattaaattaaaattactagaagtatattgctattaataacctaattaaagctaaagttgtaatgaccaacattaagtcactaaaagtatgttgctattaagttggccaaacattaagtcactaacaaaattaagcactttcaaaccatatacaatacattactagaAGTAAGTTGCTATTAATAGCCTAATTAAGCTAAATGTATacatccaatttcatacaattaagccaaatgaatatattcaattccatacaatttgcatattccaatttaatccaatttgcatattccaatttcatacaaatatATACATCTAAGTTTCATGTTAAGGCAATGTGGTATAACTTCAatgtaatctaaacataaatttcaacaaAATACATACAATCCAACAAAATTCCCACAAATGTGAACAAAACACACATAATAATTCAACAATCCAACAAAATACATACAATCCAACAAAATGCATAACCAattcatatatcaaaatacaaACATAATCACTCAACAAACTTGAAAAATACTCACTATTTATCATCTAAAACAGAAAAATCATAAAGAAGATGAGAAATTTGACCTTGGTTGGGGGCAATTTCGGAATTTTGGCTAAATGTCGACCTTGATTGGGGTTGTGGCGGTATTGTGGCTGCCTTGAGGGAAGGAGAAGCTAGCTAGCACCGGTCCAAGAAGCAATGCGTCCACCAAGTTGAAAATTTGCGAGATATTGAAGAAAAAACGAGAGAAAAATTGTTATGTGTATAAGCTGTGAATGGCAGAAAGGTAAACTGTGAAGGGTATATGCGTTTAGCATTAGCGGCGACAGCTATTAGCGGCGACGAAGGGTAATAGCGGCGACATTagggcattagcggcgacacacGGAGGGCTTAACAACCGTTAGATTGAAAACAAATCGGACGGCTAGGGTGAAAATGACGCGGATCGCTAAATGAAAGCATTAGCGGCgacgcctttagcggcgacagcCAGAAATAGCGGCGACACGTAACGCGTCTTTTacgtgtcgccgctattgctggctgtcgccgctaatgctttcTTTTCTTGTAGTGacttgtgaacccgtataaataaatgggttggcgggtcatatatgggtttatgtttcaAACCCGCCAACACGTGACCCGCCAAcctgtgacctgtatatttaaatgggtcatgtttgggttggcatattttgacccgccaacccgccaacccgcgacacgccaacccaaacacgacacgattgccaggcctaGTTCAAACGGGGTCACCTATTAGAAGCTTTATTTTTATCTACATCTATGAACCTACCAAAAACACCAAAACCCACCAACAATTACAACAAAATAGCACCAAGGAACGAAAATTGTCTAATTTACCATATTGTGAATGTATAACGCGTGCCTTCGATTCTATAACCATACATTTATTTGTTGCAACCTGATCCTCCTCCATTTTTCATCTCAATGTGAAGTTATGCAAACTCACACCACCATTTCTAGTGTCATTGCCATTCCTAGCAGCACCACCAAAAACAAGAAAAAGTATTTTTTATTGACTTTTTTTTGTAAATAAGAAATTCAGTAATCAGTAAGTAAATGAGGCAAATAATAGAGTTATCCATCCATGTGTCCATAATCCTTCGGTTGCATCTGTATATGATCTAAGAATCGGAAGCTTTGATTTTACctgaaatagtaaaaaaaaagtgaaaatccATCCATTGACTCAATTGtagaaaaacaaaaacatattccAGTTCTTTAATACTAACAATAGCAAGAAATAAGTAATTTTAGAGAAGGGAGTACGAGTGTTATCTTGTGTGTGACTGTAATTCTTTTAGACCTGATACCAAGCACACGAAAGACTAATTCGGCACCAAAATCTGACAGATAAGAAATAACCATCACATAATGAATCTGAAATTTTTTAAGCAATTTTTTCAATATACAAACACATCTTGAATCATGGGAACTAAGAAATAACCATCACATAATGATCAAAAAGAAAAAACAGAATAGAACATTTGTTCACATAAGAAAACTGTTGATCAAACCTACCTTGAACCTTCGACAGCCTAAAATCTGACAGTTGTAGCacataatcattttatatttattagtaattattttttctttaaaaaagatGTTTACCTTGATATAGCATCTGGACAAATCAACATATTGTCTGGCTTCAGGTCTAGGTGAATGATATTCAAAGCATGTAAATACGCTGGTGCAAGAACCTGAAAATAATCAGTAAAATCATTCTAGTATGAAGGTTAAAAAAATTAATGCAGAAATGAAAGTGATCGGAGTGTGAAAGGAAAATGAAAACCAAATAAATATTTTTGCAGAAATATCATGATGACTACTTCACATTGAACTTGATCTTATCTTTCATTGAGGGTTAATGGGTTATATAATACCTATCATTCCAACTGTTACTTGACCACTTCTAGAGCCAAACATAGCCATTATCAAGAGAGGAGAGAAAAAGCCCAAAGGTAACCCTGTCACAATCTGAACCTCTAAGTTTTAAATCCTTGTTGCTTTTGTGTTCAATTTGGTTTCTTTTTGTAATAGTGTTAAAGTTTTACAAAGCATCAATAATCATGGTGGAAGAACAAACCTTGATGCCATTGTGGAATTGAGGGTAAGGCTTTCCCTATCTAGCAATTTCATTCCTATTTGTTTTTTTGTATGTTCATTTCAATCTCATTTCTCTATTATTTATCTTATTATTTACTTGGAGTATCTTTCTTTGTATTAAATGTGTTATCATACATGTCGAATACTAGTTACAATCATTACCAATAATGTATATAATTGGATTGCTCTTTAGGAATATTTTACGATTTTTGTATAATACCAAGCTTTTTGATATACAAGTTTTCAAAGTCATTCACTTATTTAATTATAGTTCAGCAATCTTGAGCACAAACCTTTTATTGCAAATGTGATTTCTTATAACAAATGGTACATCTTCTACATATGGATCTCCAGTCGACTAGTCATTTCGATGAATTGTTTCTtacaagaaaataattattagattttattattagttactatgttataaaaaaattacCAAATTTAGTTAAAATATCTATGTttagaacttatatttatattgtctATTTATACATTAGATATAAATTAATTGTTATCGATATTTAGTTTAAgagatataaattaatttatatagataaatttaatattttaaaattgtcattttgttccaaattaattttttaataatttttcttaattcaaaagttcaaaattttGCAAGTATTAATGATTTTGTTATGCATAATTGAGCTGTACAAAAACCTTCGTATCTTATAtctcttaaaattcaagatatataactaatatgcaTTATAATATAGTATAAGATTTGTATTTTTGATAATTTGGTCATTTGACAATAATGTTAATTTTTATGCACATTTTTCTTTTAATTCTTTTGCActaccacttcaacaattcattaTTAGCATCTTTAATTACATAATCAAACAAAATTGTTGAAGATGTATGAACCAATATTGCATAAATCATATTCAAACAAAGATTACACTTCCTTAGAAATAATATACAAATGcataaattttatatattaaatattgtTGATGATTGATCGATTAAAAAATAGTTAACAAATCGAGCACaactgaagaaaaaaaaacaaatttttatattttagttttcCTCACAAACGGATCCAGTTAGACCTATAATGTTCAACATTAAATCATACAATGGCTAGAATATACCTTAATTATAAGGTCCTTCAATGTGGGAGAAGAGTAGTCGAAATAGGTTACCTCTACATTTATTTTCTCGTAGAGCTTGGAACAAAAACTATTTGAATTTCCCAAATATCGAAGTTGATCTCTCATTTGCTTGGTTTGAAATTGTGGAAAAATATGAAGAGAAAGGGACACTAATAAGAGGGTATGGGAGCGAGTAGACTAGAGTTTTGCCTAAGCATATGATTCCCCTTTGAAACTAAGTTACTAAGTGAGCTTTTGGCATTAACCTCCTCGATACGTTGGAGAGCCGTCctaccctgaatttcgtttcgggcaactctacggatcaggattggtagaactttgtctgctgagctcccttcgtttacgttgtggaagcttcggtctccattaaacgacataggttaatcttgctcttcgctccatgtttccaagcattctacccaaggaggcatcgggccatgaaaagcgggacgagggttaggatttagaaATGGAGCTACCAGGGGTAGGTTATCTACCTCGGGTTTGAAGTTAtcaccatccgaaaggtcttcagcatggtgatcatgcaaagggattggatgagcattctcgggttcttctccaaaccgtccaacattgccttcgttcggaaggtacatGTTGTCATGGGaaggagtccagccatgttatctacccAAGAATTGGGGGTAAGGAAATAGttattagacgaactaactagataattattaaacgatcttcattagttacattactatttgtaaagtgcatactagttatatgtaatcaaaacatgataggccttcgaataagtgaccttaactccaaattcacaaggaacagaggtaaagcaaaatttcacagattctaagtctatgatatcctagttacatataaccttagtgcatccacttagcaactattgacctagtaatgaagatatttttagttctcaagtaagtaattatagtaacacgaaatactcctatagtattttagacttatgttctgttctagtgtTCTCAtaatggtagtgttggtaagtttttagacttgttgccacatcacaaccattcttgggcacgcgctaatcactcctcggaccagcatagttgatcaggctatgccactcccaagactgaacatacatccccgagcttacctgtgatattcaaaaatcgtaatacttttgttctcgTCATTATGACacagattttagtatgaatgcaggcacatatacttagttaaatattttattatttaaaagtgtaaactcttggtcagagtattttaatcccattgtgtttatagttcatatatcgtttatgggttgatacactcaattcactataaacaatgctctgataccaatctgtcacaccccaaaccgaaaacggcggaaacgttctgcggcggaggacatcatgttatgtatcacaacaatgtaaagtagtaaacaagcaacaacatcacccattgcattaatagtataattttaattacaagtgtgttctttcatagtataagacaacataataactaatcaaaataaaagaggagtcttgatttctccgtcttcacaaaacctggttgtcgtacctgtctattagtgacctgagaatacaagttattttgaaaacgagtatcaataataaagctggtgaattcataagtattaatgtgtctttgatttgtaaatacTGTAAAGTAAAGACTTCTAAACATTTGgagaaaaatatgaaaatgttgGTAAGTAATCGTAAACATTTGAAAACCtaggaaatcctatatttcctactagtacaaaagtaatcttctaccaagactcgactgttttgaaagtagtcttctaccaagatccgactgttttgtaagtaattgtaaacgtttgaaaaccatagaaaatcccatatttcctactagtataaaaagtagtcttctaccaaaacccgactgttttgtaagtaagcatcactgtaaatgtgatgatttttccctgtttaactattattataatattatagtctacctcgtcgtttatgtgtatgagtcGCAATATGAAGGTAATGTGGAAAATAgtctatctatatcaaatatgTTCTATctcgtcgttcatgtgaatgtatcacaaaataaaggaaggagaataatatattaactaaagatgtatccttttgcattaggatattcacgacgtggaaactcgccgaacagtacaaccgttGACACCCGTCGACGCTCcttttccctactgtagctaacagctttgggtgtggaatggtaagtcccgaaacATTTATAACAAAACCTAAGTAATAGTATCTATTAAATGTATTAATGTAgacgtgttcatgtaagcgtatctttGTAAACGTATCAATGTAAACGTATCtctgtaagcatatctatgtaaacgtattcatgtaagcgtatatatgtaaatgtaccCGTTGAGTGTATCTATGTACACGTATCCATGTAAGAGTATATATGTAAACGctttcatgtaacatgtaatgtactagtataaactcatgaatgaactgactcttgtgtgattccttgtacttggaatcgtaagtagtatctcctaactatacctattatagttactagtaatgtacgagtATAACCGGAACTATACCTTTGCTCTCCAAAGGTgctgaactgactaatggaacctttatacctatatatgtatacatgatatataaataatatttagacgacattcggatgaGCAACCGATACCTTAAGGCCACATCCCaaagaggaaaaggaaataaagtgagctaaTTGCCCTAAGTCCTTtgaacattacttatataactatacatatatgggcatgcatttgacaatataaaagtataaaagaagttttgtaatacctttgaaaagtttaataacgaAGAAATGATAACTTGATATCAGTTTATacaatgattgaaagtattttgtttgataagacaatttaagtataaggaaaacttttgtttgaaaacacctttgtaacagagtttgaaaggaacttacagtgtgtaagacagtttgataaagagttttaaacatgtaaaaatgtttaagaaagtcatttgaagaaatctgttcgGTAAAACATTTAACGTATAGTAAttccatttgcatgctagttattaatcacatgtgattgagataataaataaacctcattcaacttgtattcctccccccccccccccccaccataaaacatttataaacatttaaaaacatttaaaaggttaattaaggggtatgaacttact includes:
- the LOC128133037 gene encoding uncharacterized protein LOC128133037 — encoded protein: MGFSWAILLYLMADVMGLGHGGDGAGDPPPPVGFGRGQHEQDAELPKKRRGLAKNIQLSKIIRANKGKPVDLDFDRELTYSPVGNHGNWFTREIGKYIWMNIPLNVSGWDNVSPALRNATVVHLKNKFDLDKVNLDPERAQLLQSIDATLQRIYRGRKNKAHTYFENVGGLTDIPRALANPPDGMSRENWAQAVEHFQNS